The following coding sequences are from one Alkalinema sp. FACHB-956 window:
- a CDS encoding HAD family hydrolase, with the protein MVVIQCGDRVFEDIQAVIFDKDGTLADSRAYLVAQAQKRIDCLETHLAEILSPAAMEQLTDRLFQAWGVAETQIHPAGLMAVGSRRDNEIVTAGYVAGLGFAWVEALTIVQTAFQAANQFFPRKDLLTPIVALGPTYLAALHRQGLHLGLLSADTTPNVEAFVNTYGLQPYVSLVMGAQEGLSKPDPQLLHQACATIGVPPSQTLVVGDSAADIELAKRADAAGAIGVWGAWGQPFTIPNADVMIASLAEITVLSGMG; encoded by the coding sequence ATGGTAGTAATACAGTGTGGCGATCGCGTGTTCGAGGATATCCAAGCGGTCATTTTTGATAAGGATGGAACCCTGGCAGATTCACGGGCTTACTTAGTAGCGCAGGCTCAAAAACGGATTGACTGTTTAGAAACTCATCTGGCTGAAATTCTTTCCCCCGCTGCAATGGAGCAGTTAACCGATCGGTTATTTCAGGCATGGGGGGTGGCGGAAACTCAGATTCATCCAGCAGGGCTGATGGCCGTGGGCTCCCGGCGGGATAACGAAATTGTCACGGCGGGATATGTGGCAGGATTGGGGTTTGCCTGGGTCGAGGCACTGACGATCGTGCAAACCGCCTTTCAAGCCGCGAATCAATTCTTTCCGCGCAAAGATTTACTGACCCCGATCGTAGCCCTGGGGCCAACTTATTTAGCGGCACTGCACAGACAGGGATTGCACCTGGGGCTACTGTCGGCAGACACCACACCCAATGTTGAAGCGTTTGTCAATACCTATGGGTTACAGCCCTATGTCTCGTTGGTCATGGGTGCCCAAGAGGGGTTAAGCAAGCCTGATCCACAGTTGCTACACCAAGCCTGCGCGACAATCGGCGTTCCGCCCTCGCAAACGTTAGTGGTGGGAGACTCCGCTGCTGATATTGAATTGGCCAAGCGGGCGGACGCAGCAGGCGCGATCGGGGTTTGGGGTGCATGGGGACAGCCTTTTACCATCCCCAATGCAGATGTCATGATCGCCAGTCTGGCTGAAATTACAGTCTTGTCAGGAATGGGGTAA
- a CDS encoding 30S ribosomal protein S1, with translation MVNQKAGTVDVGFTHEDFAALLDKYDYHFSPGDVVAGTVFSLEPRGALIDIGAKTAAYIPIQEMSINRIDAPEEVLQSNETREFFILADENEDGQLTLSIRRIEYMRAWERVRQLQAEDATVRSLVFATNRGGALVRIEGLRGFIPGSHISTRKPKEELVGEELPLKFLEVDEERNRLVLSHRRALVERKMNRLEVGEVVIGTVRGIKPYGAFIDIGGVSGLLHISEISHDHIDMPHSVFNVNDEVKVMIIDLDAERGRISLSTKQLEPEPGDMVKNRQAVYEQAEEMAAKYREKLKEQGAPVPSMEITTEEAVIAE, from the coding sequence ATGGTCAATCAGAAAGCAGGAACAGTGGATGTGGGCTTTACCCACGAAGATTTTGCAGCGTTATTGGATAAGTATGACTACCATTTCAGCCCTGGAGATGTGGTGGCTGGAACGGTATTCAGTCTTGAGCCACGGGGTGCACTGATTGACATCGGTGCTAAAACCGCAGCCTACATCCCCATTCAGGAAATGTCGATCAACCGCATCGACGCTCCTGAAGAAGTTCTGCAATCCAACGAAACCCGCGAGTTCTTCATTCTGGCTGACGAAAACGAAGATGGTCAGTTGACCCTCTCGATCCGCCGTATTGAGTATATGCGGGCCTGGGAACGGGTTCGTCAGTTGCAGGCAGAAGATGCAACCGTACGCTCCCTCGTCTTCGCAACCAACCGAGGTGGGGCCTTGGTGCGGATCGAAGGTCTGCGCGGGTTTATTCCTGGATCTCATATCAGTACCCGTAAACCCAAGGAAGAATTAGTCGGCGAAGAGCTGCCCCTGAAGTTCTTGGAAGTGGACGAAGAGCGCAATCGTCTCGTCTTGAGCCACCGTCGTGCGTTGGTTGAACGTAAGATGAACCGCCTAGAAGTGGGTGAAGTGGTCATCGGGACTGTGCGCGGGATCAAACCCTACGGTGCGTTTATCGACATCGGTGGCGTCAGCGGTCTGTTACACATTTCTGAAATCTCCCACGATCACATTGACATGCCCCACAGCGTGTTTAACGTGAACGATGAAGTTAAGGTCATGATTATTGACCTCGATGCAGAACGGGGTCGGATTTCGCTGTCTACTAAGCAGCTGGAGCCGGAACCTGGTGATATGGTGAAGAATCGCCAAGCGGTCTACGAACAAGCTGAAGAAATGGCTGCGAAGTACCGTGAAAAGCTGAAGGAGCAGGGTGCTCCCGTTCCTTCCATGGAAATTACAACGGAAGAAGCTGTGATTGCAGAATAG
- a CDS encoding EAL domain-containing response regulator, whose product MKTILLIEDEDAIRDNWVKILEINGFRAIGVNHGREGIQQALVLRPDLILCDISMPECDGYEVLETLRSHPATTAIPFIFLSARTSHAEVRQGMNQGADDYLTKPCSSQDLLAAIHSCFRKKSVFAQGYLEQVAQAKAAFEKVANWDSVTNLPNINLFQRHLTQLCEVTLQHTESIAVLSLKITSYRVIQLTYGGLISNRLLHAIGERLQVTGRPGLAARLHEEEFGLALPDAGDPEEIEEFVQLLINILTVPYSIDGQEIRIQLSVGIALYPQHSLSSEELLTQSNAAMRWAKKRHSSYRFYSPQLAAVEAKHHLIANELAKAIERSELRLYYQPQVDLAKGCMIGAEALVRWQHPERGMIPPNQFIAIAEEQGLILALGEWVLRQACHHAAQWQRQMQFPLQVAVNLSMAQFQQATLPELVASILQESGLAPHLLVLELTESCLMEQVELTIRKLQQLKALGVNIAIDDFGTGYSSLSYLSQLPIDEIKIDQSFTHKINRDRNATMICKAIIAMSRSLNLKIIAEGIENSSQLSFLRHQGCHAGQGFLYAPPLSLEAFQVRLQELPSPTLMANGFLPYEPTYEYSSS is encoded by the coding sequence ATGAAAACAATTTTGTTGATTGAGGATGAGGATGCAATCCGGGATAACTGGGTGAAGATCCTAGAAATCAATGGCTTTCGTGCGATCGGCGTTAATCATGGGAGAGAAGGAATTCAGCAAGCCTTAGTTCTCCGTCCCGATCTCATTCTATGTGATATTTCGATGCCGGAGTGTGATGGATACGAGGTGTTGGAGACGCTGCGCAGTCATCCTGCCACGACTGCAATTCCCTTCATTTTCCTCAGTGCTCGGACTAGCCATGCTGAGGTGAGGCAGGGGATGAACCAGGGAGCTGATGATTATCTCACCAAGCCCTGCAGCAGTCAGGATTTGTTGGCTGCGATTCATTCTTGCTTTCGCAAAAAATCAGTTTTTGCCCAAGGTTACTTAGAGCAGGTTGCCCAGGCTAAGGCTGCCTTTGAGAAGGTTGCCAACTGGGATAGTGTGACCAATCTCCCCAACATTAATCTGTTTCAACGCCATTTGACACAACTTTGTGAAGTGACGCTTCAACACACGGAGTCGATCGCAGTGCTGTCGTTGAAAATAACCTCCTACCGCGTCATTCAATTGACCTACGGAGGTTTGATTAGTAATCGTCTTCTCCATGCCATTGGTGAGCGTCTGCAAGTGACGGGTCGTCCAGGACTGGCGGCCCGGTTGCATGAAGAGGAATTTGGCCTAGCTCTGCCCGATGCAGGTGATCCTGAAGAAATTGAAGAATTTGTTCAACTGTTAATCAACATTCTCACCGTTCCCTACTCGATCGACGGACAGGAAATTCGGATTCAACTGAGTGTTGGCATTGCACTGTATCCTCAACATAGCTTGTCTTCTGAGGAGCTCTTGACTCAAAGTAATGCGGCGATGCGGTGGGCCAAAAAGCGCCATAGTTCCTATCGATTTTATAGCCCACAGTTGGCTGCGGTGGAAGCTAAGCATCATTTAATTGCCAATGAACTTGCCAAGGCGATCGAACGATCGGAACTCCGTCTCTACTATCAACCTCAGGTAGATCTCGCGAAGGGTTGCATGATTGGTGCAGAAGCCTTAGTGCGTTGGCAGCATCCTGAACGGGGGATGATTCCGCCGAATCAGTTCATTGCGATCGCGGAAGAACAAGGGCTGATTTTAGCGTTGGGGGAATGGGTTCTGCGGCAGGCGTGTCACCATGCGGCTCAATGGCAAAGGCAGATGCAGTTCCCCCTCCAAGTGGCAGTTAATCTGTCCATGGCGCAATTTCAACAAGCAACGCTGCCAGAGCTAGTGGCGAGTATTTTGCAAGAAAGTGGGCTAGCGCCGCATCTACTTGTGTTGGAACTTACGGAAAGTTGTTTGATGGAGCAGGTTGAATTGACAATTCGTAAACTGCAACAACTGAAAGCCTTAGGTGTGAATATTGCTATTGATGATTTTGGTACAGGCTATTCATCACTGAGCTACTTAAGTCAGTTGCCGATCGATGAGATCAAAATTGATCAATCATTTACCCATAAAATCAATCGCGATCGTAATGCAACCATGATTTGTAAAGCAATTATTGCCATGTCCCGCAGCTTAAATCTAAAAATTATTGCGGAAGGCATTGAAAATAGTAGTCAGTTATCATTTTTGCGCCATCAAGGCTGTCAT
- the metK gene encoding methionine adenosyltransferase — protein sequence MSRRYFFTSESVTEGHPDKICDQISDTILDAVLTQDPKSRVAAEVVVNTGLVLITGEITTKAQVNFIELARQKIAEIGYTLSENGFASNSCAVLVALDEQSPDIAQGVDTAQETREQLSSEELDKIGAGDQGIMFGFACNETPELMPLPISLAHRISRKLAEVRKLGIVNYLRPDGKTQVTILYEDNQPIGIDTILVSTQHDEGVSQEQIKADLWKHVVEPCFADIAIKPDENTKYLVNPTGKFVIGGPQGDAGLTGRKIIVDTYGGYSRHGGGAFSGKDPTKVDRSAAYAARHVAKNIVAAGLADKCEVQLSYAIGVARPVSLLVETFGTGKIDADKLTELVNQHFELRPAGIIQTFNLQTLPGERGGRFFQDVASYGHFGRPDLELPWEQTDKAEALKQAATSLLATA from the coding sequence TTGTCACGCCGATATTTCTTTACGTCTGAGTCTGTTACTGAGGGGCATCCTGACAAGATTTGTGATCAAATTTCTGACACGATTCTGGATGCGGTATTAACCCAGGATCCGAAAAGCCGAGTTGCGGCGGAAGTGGTTGTCAACACAGGACTCGTGCTGATTACGGGTGAAATCACAACCAAGGCCCAGGTCAATTTTATTGAGTTAGCCCGCCAAAAAATTGCGGAAATTGGCTATACGCTGTCCGAAAATGGCTTTGCATCCAATAGCTGTGCTGTTTTAGTGGCGTTGGATGAGCAATCCCCCGACATTGCCCAAGGGGTAGACACCGCTCAGGAAACTCGCGAACAACTTAGTTCTGAGGAACTGGACAAAATTGGTGCGGGCGACCAAGGGATTATGTTTGGCTTTGCTTGCAACGAAACGCCAGAACTGATGCCCCTGCCCATTAGCTTGGCCCACCGAATTTCCCGGAAGCTGGCGGAAGTTCGCAAGCTTGGCATTGTGAACTATCTGCGTCCGGATGGCAAAACTCAAGTTACGATTCTCTACGAAGATAATCAACCGATCGGAATTGATACCATCCTGGTTTCGACCCAACATGATGAAGGAGTCAGCCAAGAACAAATCAAAGCAGACCTCTGGAAGCATGTGGTGGAGCCTTGCTTTGCAGATATTGCCATCAAACCCGATGAAAATACGAAGTATTTGGTGAATCCCACCGGCAAGTTTGTGATTGGTGGGCCTCAAGGTGATGCTGGTCTGACAGGTCGCAAAATTATTGTGGATACCTACGGTGGCTATTCCCGTCACGGGGGTGGGGCCTTCTCCGGTAAGGATCCTACAAAGGTCGATCGCAGTGCAGCCTATGCAGCTCGCCACGTAGCTAAGAATATTGTGGCTGCGGGTTTGGCGGATAAATGTGAAGTGCAGTTGAGCTATGCGATCGGGGTGGCTCGTCCGGTGAGTTTGTTGGTGGAAACCTTCGGCACTGGCAAAATTGATGCTGACAAGCTGACCGAATTGGTCAATCAGCACTTTGAATTGCGTCCCGCTGGCATTATCCAAACCTTCAATCTCCAAACGTTGCCCGGAGAGCGGGGTGGTCGGTTCTTCCAAGATGTAGCTTCCTACGGCCACTTTGGTCGTCCCGATTTGGAACTGCCTTGGGAGCAAACGGATAAGGCTGAGGCCCTGAAGCAAGCGGCTACGAGTCTGTTAGCAACCGCTTAA
- a CDS encoding response regulator transcription factor, with amino-acid sequence MIRLFLVDDQTLIRRGLRALLKPEPDLEVIGEADNGEAAIGQLATLQPDVVLMDVRMPVMDGVAATREICQHFPQVKVLILTTFDDTDYVTQALQHGASGYLLKDTPVEELVQAIHLVAKGYTQLAPGLAQKILMSSGLSSAGLSQSPAHESSLHDNSLKTISYEKVPSELDNPHSSQSAISHPTNLAWDKPWDGTIEGTELLESLTPREREILQWIAQGASNREIAQQLYISEKTVKNHVTNILSRLGLRDRTQAAIFVHSLSKNEFKE; translated from the coding sequence ATGATCCGTTTATTCCTAGTAGATGACCAAACCCTGATTCGACGAGGACTGCGCGCGCTGCTTAAACCGGAACCGGATTTAGAAGTGATTGGCGAAGCAGACAATGGCGAAGCCGCGATCGGTCAACTGGCGACGTTGCAACCGGATGTGGTCTTAATGGATGTGCGGATGCCCGTGATGGATGGCGTTGCAGCAACGCGGGAAATTTGTCAGCACTTTCCCCAGGTCAAGGTTCTCATTCTCACAACCTTTGATGATACTGACTATGTGACCCAAGCCTTGCAACACGGGGCTTCTGGCTATTTATTAAAAGATACACCGGTTGAAGAATTGGTGCAGGCCATTCATCTAGTGGCGAAAGGCTATACCCAATTAGCACCAGGATTAGCCCAAAAAATCCTGATGTCCAGTGGTCTGTCTAGTGCGGGGTTATCCCAGAGCCCTGCCCATGAGTCCTCTCTCCATGACAATTCTCTCAAGACGATTTCCTACGAAAAAGTGCCCTCTGAACTTGACAATCCCCATAGTTCCCAGTCCGCAATTTCCCATCCTACGAATCTTGCATGGGACAAACCTTGGGACGGCACAATAGAAGGAACAGAACTACTGGAATCCCTAACGCCGCGCGAACGGGAAATTTTGCAATGGATTGCTCAAGGAGCCAGTAATCGTGAAATTGCTCAACAACTTTATATTTCCGAAAAAACCGTCAAAAACCATGTCACCAATATTCTGAGCCGTTTAGGATTGCGCGATCGGACCCAAGCCGCCATTTTTGTTCATTCACTTTCTAAAAATGAATTCAAAGAGTGA